The genome window AGACTGCAGATTACTTGTACGTGTGTGATTAAAGGATGactgaaatattaatttaatagtgTGATTACAGTGCTATGCGACTAGTCTTCAGCAACTAGTATGAGCAGTGAATATCGGCAGTACATGGTCTAGTCCCTCAGCATGTTCTGTACTGTCAGTAATGCAGACTGTTGTTTTGAATGGTTTTACCTGTAATTATTTGACTTTATCAAGCGTAACCCTAGGTCTATTCATCTTTCTGTTTCAGGAGACATTTGAGAACGTCTATACTGCTAAATCTCTCAATATTCCATGGTATGTGATTGCTGGCAACCATGACCATGCAGGAAATGTTCGTGCCCAGATCCAGTACAGCAAAATGTCCCAACGATGGTTAGACCACTTTCATATAGCTTTTCTTTGCTCAAGTGTTCTCTCTGGTGTAGAGGTTCCCAACCTTATTCCTGTAGGACCACTGCGCTGCCTATTGtagtgttttccctgctctcaATTGCAGTGGGTGGGGTAGTCTGTCAATTAGctaattagttaaatcaggtgtgccAGGAGCTAAGAGGGTGCAAATGTGCAGTTAAATGGACCTCTGGACCATTGATGTATAGAAACCACAACATCCAGTGATGAACTACTTGACGCTTTCTGTGATCTAAAGTTGATGCATGCGAGTTTGTAGTACAGctacctttttatttatttagtttttttaaatttgaaagaTTTGATAACTTATGCATGACCCAAAAGCTAGGCACGTTCCCTCATATGAAGTTGTTACAGTTTTGGGTGTCGTGGATGgggttcatttttatttaaaaacgaCCCCCAGGACTTGTCTAAcagctttttattatttcacagGAATTTCCCATATTACTACTATGAACTGAACTTCAATATTCCGCACACTGCTGCCACTCTGCAGGTGCTAATGTTGGACACGGTGCTTCTGTGTGGAAACACCGATGACTTCCAGGATGGAAAGCCAGATGGTGCCGTGAGCAGCGAGTCGGCAAATCGCCAGCTGGTGTGGCTGCAGGAACGTATGCAGCGCTCCAAAGCCGACTTCCTGATTGTGGCCGGACATTATCCTGTCTGGTCCGTGTCCAAACATGGGCCCACTGACTGCCTGCTGAGAAGGCTTCGCCCCCTGTTGGTGAAGTACAAAGCCACAGCTTACCTGTGTGGACATGATCACAATTTGCAGGCAAGTTTATAAATCCTGAGCAGAAGCATCTACTTGGGATGGTGGTAAAGGTGGTGAGTTACTGGTCAGAAGACCAAGTCCAATAACACCATTGCATCTTTAAAATGCTCTCTTCTGTCATGTCAAAGTTGCTATGTGGATGACCACATTTAATGAATACAGTACCACATTGGTCCAACACATGGTTCAATATATAGAAACTTGGCATATGTAATGCTACTATAACTGCTGTTAATTTGATTAGGTAAAGGTCTGTTTCTTTAGATTGagtttaccccccccccctttccccCCTGCTGCTAATGCTACATCTGTGCTGAATACTTCTGTTTATAGAGCAATCTAATGAAGTAAAGGAGGAATTTGAGACGGTGATGGGTTTGGTGTTGTAAATTAAGATTTAATTGTGCAGGTTGTAatcttaatctctctctctctttcagtacTTCATGGAGTCTGGTGTTGGTTATGTTGTGAGTGGTGCAGGGAACTTCATTGACCCAGACATGAGGCATCGAAAGTCTGTTCCTCAAGACTCTCTGAAGTTCTTCACAGGAAAATCATCTACTCTTGGTGGCTTTGCACACATGGAGGTTACTGGTAAAAAACTGACTGTAACCTTCATCCAAGCAAGAGGAACTTCACTCTATCGCACGGTGTTGCCCAAACGCAACCTGTAATTCAaacagttaagaaaaaaaaaagtgcatgctTGTAATCTACTTCAAtataattttactaattttaGAAATTTGAATCCTTTTAGCTTCTGTAGGTTGTTTTAtgtgtattaaattaaatgtgtatattaaataagtatttgaatTAAAAGCAAAGTGTGTTTTGAAAATTTAATATGGGTAAGCTATTGCAACAAATCTCCGCTGTTGGAACTTGTTGGAGTAGATGATGTTGATTCCAAAGgtgggttttaaaaaaaaaaaattttatatagacTAGTCACCAGAGAACTCTGCTATGAGAGCAGGTAAAGTTTAGTCAACCGCTCATGTTGGCCCAATTAATTGAATAGGTTTTCAAGAGCATCAAGGAACATGCATCATTTtgtcactgcttttttttttttttttttgagcttaGGAGTGGAGctgatttttaaacattaagtgCGTCAACCCACCTAGCTTAAACAATTGGCTAGCAGTTAAATATAACTAGGTGCTACCCAAGAAGCAAGCAAAGAAAACCTTAgtctattcaattttatttgtactgtacCGGCCCTTAACTAATGTCAGTCATGAAGCAGATTTACACattcaaaataaattatggaagTGTTGGTGTACCAGCGGTCAGAGATGGTGCTATGCAAGACAACGGATGAGTTTTATGCACTGGGGTTAATGTTAAGACAATAATACACTaccaacaaacatgaaaaatatggTGTTTGGCCAGCATTCAGTTTGTGTGGAGGTAAAATGGAGCAAACCTTTACAAAATAGAAGTTCATAGTATTATTaagcaactgcagtcacaagtcctctgAAGAGCTATCTGCATCAGTTGAGGACTGGACAGTCTTCATGATAAAGTGGAACTGTCCAGTCAACACACatatcccagacagaccacatggggcatcTATTCAACTAGAtctctccaaccagaagcggggcaccaggatgagtccgAGAGGTGCagaggggtctggatcactggaagctcAGGAGAGACGTGAAGAGGAATACAGACCAGAGAAGGAGAGATAGCGGTTAGATATGGTCAGTCACACACTGTTTATGGTGCATGTATACTtggtgtagagtgcaagcagggactctggcaggactaactatatcctatgacatcataactaaaagggagagccagaagaaaacagacatgagggggaactgggatgtaaagcgaccaatcactttaccgtcaacaaacctgagtgatcaataagagtggggaagacagcatctaaacataccatttCACCATAATAATCCACGTCCATGGGTCCCCCAGATCTGGGGCCTGATGTATAAACGTTGCGTACGCCCAAAATGGGCATAGAAATATGCGTACGCATTTTTCCACGCACATAtcgggatttataaaaaataaacttggcgtaaataagtgcgcaccgtaaggatgctcttgaccgtgcgtacgcactcttttagaagagtatgtgttttgccgacaccaactggcccaaatagcaataactattaaaaatgaaaaacttatAAATTATCCTATTACATcacccaattaatcaaattgcatcaacctgaattatcattattagCATTCTTAACCAGGTGCGCTGTTAGAAGACCTTGCTAATGACGCTCTACGGAGGGAGCGTGTTTTCAGAGACCGTGAAGATTTCcttgctcatgatgatgattggcTCATGAGCCGATTTCGATTCCCAAGAGCCATCCTCTTGGAATTGTGTTCTGAATTATGGCCAGTATTGAAAAGACCCTCGCAGAGAAACCACGCACTGTGTGTTCCTGTACAAGTATTGACCACATTAGGCCACTTGGCCAACTTTCCAGCGAGAGTTGGCAGACCGATCGGGTATGTCGCAGTCATCCCTGAGCCGTGTCATGCCATATGTATGGGATGCCATAGTGGGGATGGCACCCCGATACATCCGTTTTCCTTACATGCAAGCTGAACAGGCCAA of Clarias gariepinus isolate MV-2021 ecotype Netherlands chromosome 6, CGAR_prim_01v2, whole genome shotgun sequence contains these proteins:
- the acp5a gene encoding tartrate-resistant acid phosphatase type 5a isoform X2 encodes the protein MMAVQIISILFITLPVILCSPSFNGLEAEGTNRSVRFLVVGDWGGLPHAPFFTPVEWATAREMGRTAEQLGADFVLALGDNFYYRGVKSVDDPRFQETFENVYTAKSLNIPWYVIAGNHDHAGNVRAQIQYSKMSQRWNFPYYYYELNFNIPHTAATLQVLMLDTVLLCGNTDDFQDGKPDGAVSSESANRQLVWLQERMQRSKADFLIVAGHYPVWSVSKHGPTDCLLRRLRPLLVKYKATAYLCGHDHNLQYFMESGVGYVVSGAGNFIDPDMRHRKSVPQDSLKFFTGKSSTLGGFAHMEVTGKKLTVTFIQARGTSLYRTVLPKRNL
- the acp5a gene encoding tartrate-resistant acid phosphatase type 5a isoform X1, with translation MMAVQIISILFITLPVILCSPSFNGLEAEGSKSNRSVRFLVVGDWGGLPHAPFFTPVEWATAREMGRTAEQLGADFVLALGDNFYYRGVKSVDDPRFQETFENVYTAKSLNIPWYVIAGNHDHAGNVRAQIQYSKMSQRWNFPYYYYELNFNIPHTAATLQVLMLDTVLLCGNTDDFQDGKPDGAVSSESANRQLVWLQERMQRSKADFLIVAGHYPVWSVSKHGPTDCLLRRLRPLLVKYKATAYLCGHDHNLQYFMESGVGYVVSGAGNFIDPDMRHRKSVPQDSLKFFTGKSSTLGGFAHMEVTGKKLTVTFIQARGTSLYRTVLPKRNL